The following coding sequences are from one Rutidosis leptorrhynchoides isolate AG116_Rl617_1_P2 chromosome 11, CSIRO_AGI_Rlap_v1, whole genome shotgun sequence window:
- the LOC139876569 gene encoding enolase: protein MATIKSVTARQIFDSRGNPTVEVDITLSDGTFARAAVPSGASTGVYEALELRDGGSDYLGKGVTKAVSNVNHVIGPAIIGKDPTDQTGIDNYMVQELDGTKNEWGWCKQKLGANAILAVSLALCKAGASVKKIPLYKHIANLAGNNKLVLPVPAFNVINGGSHAGNKLAMQEFMILPTGASSFKEAMKMGVEVYHNLKSVIKKKYGQDATNVGDEGGFAPNIQENKEGLELLKTAIEKAGYIGKVVIGMDVAASEFYGKDKNYDLNFKEENNDGSQKISGVQLKDLYKSFVNEYPIVSIEDPFDQDDWEHYGKMTEECGDKVQIVGDDLLVTNPTRVKKAIAEKTCNALLLKVNQIGSVTESIEAVKMSKQAGWGVMASHRSGETEDTFIADLSVGLATGQIKTGAPCRSERLAKYNQLLRIEEELGSDAIYAGTNFRKPVDPY, encoded by the exons gtagATATTACTCTATCTGATGGTACATTTGCCCGAGCTGCTGTTCCTAGTGGGGCATCCACGG GTGTCTACGAAGCACTAGAATTAAGAGATGGAGGCTCGGATTACTTAGGAAAAGGTGTCACCAAG GCGGTTTCAAACGTGAACCATGTTATTGGCCCTGCTATTATAGGCAAG GATCCAACTGATCAAACAGGCATTGATAATTACATGGTTCAAGAACTTGATGGAACCAAAAACGAGTGGGGTTGGTGCAAGCAAAAG CTTGGAGCAAATGCTATTTTGGCAGTATCTCTTGCCCTTTGTAAAGCAGGGGCTAGTGTAAAAAAGATTCCcctttataag CATATTGCAAACTTGGCTGGCAACAACAAATTAGTGTTACCAGTACCAGCATTCAACGTTATCAATGGTGGATCACATGCAGGAAACAAACTTGCAATGCAG gaATTCATGATTCTTCCTACGGGTGCTTCTAGTTTTAAGGAGGCGATGAAAATGGGTGTTGAAGTATACCACAATTTAAAG TCTGTTATTAAGAAGAAATATGGTCAAGATGCAACAAATGTTGGTGATGAAGGTGGCTTTGCTCCTAATATTCAG GAAAACAAGGAGGGCCTTGAGTTGCTCAAAACAGCGATTGAAAAAGCTGGTTACATAGGAAAG GTTGTTATTGGAATGGATGTTGCTGCATCTGAATTTTACGGAAAGGACAAAAACTACGATCTCAATTTCAAGGAAGAG AACAATGACGGATCTCAAAAGATTTCGGGAGTACAACTTAAGGATCTTTACAAATCGTTTGTGAACGAATACCCAATTGTATCTATCGAAGATCCGTTCGATCAAGACGATTGGGAGCATTATGGAAAAATGACCGAAGAATGCGGTGACAAAGTACAGATCGTTGGTGACGATCTTTTGGTCACTAATCCAACG AGAGTTAAGAAGGCAATTGCTGAGAAGACGTGTAACGCTCTTCTCCTTAAG GTTAACCAAATTGGATCTGTGACTGAGAGTATTGAAGCCGTCAAAATGTCCAAACAAGCTGGGTGGGGTGTGATGGCCAGTCACCGCAG TGGTGAAACTGAAGACACATTCATTGCTGATCTTTCTGTGGGTTTAGCAACG GGCCAAATCAAGACTGGAGCACCTTGCAGGTCAGAACGTCTTGCCAAGTACAATCAG CTCCTGCGAATTGAAGAAGAGCTCGGGTCAGATGCGATTTACGCTGGAACCAACTTCCGCAAGCCCGTTGATCCCTACTAA